The sequence below is a genomic window from Deltaproteobacteria bacterium GWC2_55_46.
GGTCGCCGAACCTTTCAAAAAGCGCCTTTTTCTTCTTCTCCCCGATCCCCGGGACCCGGTCTATGAGCGAGGCCACCTCTTTTGACCTGAGCTTCCTGTGGTAGGAGATGGCGAACCTGTGTACCTCGTCCCTTATCCTTCTTACGAGAAGGTCGGGCCTTGAGCCCTCCTTGAGGAGTATGGGCTCTTTAACGTTCGGGATGAATACTCGCTCGCCCTTCGATTTAAGCCCTTTTCTCTTTAAAGACTCGTCGTCCCTGTCCTTCGCGAGCGCCCTCACCTCTACCCCAGTGACCCCAAGCTCTTTTAAAACCTCAAGGGCTATGTTGAGCTGCCCTTTGCCGCCGTCTACCAGCACAAGGTCTGGCAGCACCAGGTCTGGCGGCACCATGCCTGGCATCGAAAGGGCCCTTTCAGACTCGCCGGCCTCCCCCCTTGAGAACCTCCGCGAGAGCGCCTGGTGCATCATGGCGTAGTCATCCGGCCCCTCCAGCCCCTTTATCTTATAGAGCCTGTACGAGCCCTTCTCCGGAGAGCCGTCCTTGAACGTGACCATCGCGCCCACAGGGTGCTTGCCCCCGATGTTAGAGATGTCGAAGGCCTCTATGTGCCTCGGCGTGCCCCTGAGATGGAGCCTCGCCTTTAGCTCTTCGAGTATACCGGCCTTCGCGGACGAGGCCTCGGCCCTTCTCCTCAATGCCTCGCGGGCGTTTGAGGCGGCCATCTCAAGGAGCTTGACCTTCTCCCCGCGCTCGGGCAGGGTAACAGCCACTTTTTTCCCCTTCTTCTCCGATAGCCACTCCTCTATAACCGCCTTGTCATCGAGCCTCACCGGCACGATGGCCTCGTCCGGTATGAAGCGCTCGCCACGGTAGTACTCAGCCACAAAAGACGATATTATCTCCGTGTCCGGAAGGCCCGCGTCGTGGAAGTAATAGTCGTTCCCGCTGGTGAGCCTCCCCTCCCTGATAAACAGGGCCTGCAGGACGACAGAGTCCTTCTCCCGCACGAAGGCGAAGACGTCCTGGTCGATAGACCTGTGGGTTACGACCTTCTGCTCTTCGAGCATGCCTTCTATTGCGAGCACCCTGTCCCTAAGCCCTGCCGCCTTCTCGTACTCAAGGGCCCTTGAGGCCTCGCTCATCTCCTCCTTCAGTTTTCTTATAAGCTCCCTGTTCTTCCCCTCAAGGAACATGATGGCGTTATCCACCAGCTCCCTGTAGGCCTCTTCCGTTATAAGGCCCACGGCAGGGGCAGGGCAGAGGCCGAGCTGGTAGTCGAGGCAGGGCCTTACCCGGTTCCTGAACTCGCCTTCCGAACAGACGCAGAGCGGGAATATCCTGCGGATGAACTTTATGGTATCGCGCACCTCGCGGGCGGAGATATACGGGCCAAAGTACCTCGAGCCGTCCTTCTTCCTCTGCCTTGTGACGAGTACGCGGGGGAACTTCTCGTTTACGGTTATCCTTATGCTCACATAGGTCTTGCTGTCCTTCAGGCGGATGTTGTACCTGGGCTTGTGCCGCTTGAGAAGGGTGTCCTCGAGAAGGAGCGCCTCCTTCTCGTTGGTGGTAACGATGTAGTCGATATCGCGCACCTTCGAGGAAAGGAACCTGACGGTATAGCGCCCGTCCCCGCCCGTCTCCCTGAAATACGAGCGCACCCGGGACCGAAGCTCCTTTGCCTTCCCGATGTAGAGGACCTCCCCCCCGGCGCCCTTCATGATATAGACGCCAGGAAGCGCGGGCAGCTTCGCGAGCTTCTCTTCGATATCGATAGTCATAATTTATATTATGGCATAGAAGATTTCCGTATTACAAATCTGTATTTATAAACTTCTCGCCATTTTCAGAGTTTATTGCAATAAGACACTCTTGCGCTCTGCCGCGCTTTTTTGGGCATAAGGCTCGCTTTCCGCCACCTTCCTCCTCGCTCGCCCCTTTCCCTACCCTGCACTGAGTGCGTAATGCCAGAGATCTCAAGGCAAATAAAAAACCCTGCCCGATTCCGGCAGGGTTCCTTGAATATTTACTGAAAGATTCTGATCTCCCCCTTTTCTAAAGGGGGACTAAGGGGGATTATTGTGAGACATTAAATCGGGGAGCGAGGAATGAGGCGTACTTTTTTTGAGTACGCCTCGGTGACGAGCTTCTGAAGACAACGAAGCAGATGGACTTATTTCATGCCTGTAACCTTATTGGGCCGCCTTGGCCCTTTCGAGGTACTTCCCTTCAGTCGTATCGACCCTTATTACCTCTCCTGCCACTATAAAGCCGGGGACGTTGACGACAAGGCCGGTCTCAAGGGTGGCCGGCTTCTGCGAGGCGGTTACCGTCGCCCCCTTCATGAAAGGGGCGGTATCGACGACCTTGAGCTCCACCACCTTGGGCGGCTCCACGCCGACAGGGGCGTCGTTATAATACTCGATCATGAACTTTATATTGGGGATCAGGTAATAGACGTTATCCCCGAGCGTCTCCTTTGAGAGGGCGACCTGCTCGTAGGTCTCGCTGTTCATGAAGTGGTAATCGCCGCCGTCGTCGTAAAGGTACTCCATTTCGTGCTGCTCGAGCTGGGCCTTCTCTATCTTGTCCTCCGAGCGGAACCTGTTCTCGGCGCTTGAACCGGTCTTCAAGTGCTTGAGCTTTGTCTGCACCATGCCGCGCCAGTTGCCGGGCGTAATATGCTGGACCGAGGCGACCCTGTACGGCTCGCCGTTAAAAAGGATCGTCATCCCGACCCTCAGCTGTGTTGCCGCGATCATGTAAGTATGCTGCTCCTTTCGGCTTGTATCAACGAATTATAACATACGGGCTTGCCTATTTCACTACTTAATGTGCTTCGCGACCAGCTCCCTGGTACCCTTTGCGCTGAGCCTGTCGAAGTACAGGTCGACCTTCTTCTCGACCTCCGAGCAGATGGCCTTTCTCCGGGCCTCGTCCATGGTCCAGACCCTCTCCTTGAAAGGCCCGAAGCCCTTCTTCCTGGTCTTGTAGATGAACTGCTCTTCGGTATCCGTTGCCTTTCTCTCATCAGAGTGCTTCTCGGCAAGGTGCCTGTATATATCCTTCTTCAGGTCATCGGGGAAGGCCGGGTTGTCATAGACCATGTTCTGGAAGCCGGTTGCAAGGTGCACCTCGGAGGCCCCGTTCCTGGTAAAGAGGTCGAAGGCGTCGTCAGGCAGTGTAGAGGCCCCGTGCTGTACTACTCCGGAGAGATGATAGACCTCCCTTGCGACCTTCGAGAGCCTCGCGATGGTATCGAAGTCGACCTTTACCTTCGCTATGCTGCCGTCAGGAAGGACGACACCGCCGTGGGCCGTGCCTGTCTGGATGCTTATCTTGCTTATGCCCTTCCTGCCGCTGGGGAGCGCTGAAAGGAAGCCGTCCATGAAGGCCCTCAGCTCTTCCTCGGTCGAGTTCTTCCCGCCGACCTCGCCTATCTCGCCGCCTACGGAGACCGTTATACCGGCAGGCTCGTTCTCTCTTATATAAGCGGTAAGGGCCGCCGTGGTCTCGAAGTTAGGCCTCTGCTGCTCTATTACCGAGGGCCTGGCAAGGTCTACTACTGTCGAGGCGTCTATGTCGATATTGTAGAAGCCGCCATCTATCGCCTCTTTTATGAGCTTCTTGAGGTCGGCCACCTCTGCGTCCCTGTCCTGCGCGTACTTCTTCGCGTTGACCTGGAAGTGGTCGCCCTGTATGAAGACCGGCCCCCTGTACCCCTCTTTTATGGCGGCGGCTATGCAGCAGGCAGAATACTCCGCCGGCCTCTGCTCCGTATACCCTATCTCGCTTTTGGCTATCTCGAATATGAACGCGCCGGAGTTATGCTTGATGGCCGACCTGAATATGGCGCGCGCGGTGTCATAGGTAAGACCCCTTATGTTTATGGCCGGGACCGTGAAGCCGCCGCATTCCCCCCTGCCCATGGCCTCGTATAGCCCCTGAATGGAGGCCGACTTTATGCCGAGGCTGCCGCCGATGAACTTTATAAGCTTCCTTGAGACGTCCCTCACTTCAGCGTTGGAGCTGAAGACGGCGTTGTAGATGAGCCTGTCTATCGCTGAGGCGCGCAACAGCTTCTCGTCGAGCACCTCGACGGCGCCTTCCCTGATTTCCTTGACGGCCCCCTTGAGAGCGTCATACAGACCGCCTATGGATTTAAACTCCATAATAACCCCTCCTTTCGCCACCTAAAGGTCAATCCGTTTTTTTATAGTAAACTCTGTAGAGTCTTTCAGTAGAGAACCCGGCGTAATAAAGAAAAAGGAGGATAAGGTTCCCGAAGGCGTTCCTTATAATACCCTTGTTCTCCCAGCGCCTTGGCGAGGTGAGAACGCCGGACCTTAAAAGCACCACACTGCCATGGACCCTTAACCTTCTAACACAATCGACATCTTCCATCAAGCGGAGTTTCCTGAAACCACCGGCCCCTATAAAGGCATTTTTCCTTGAGAAAATGGCCTGGTCCCCGTATATGAGCCCGAAGAGCCCTGCCCT
It includes:
- a CDS encoding excinuclease ABC subunit C; translation: MTIDIEEKLAKLPALPGVYIMKGAGGEVLYIGKAKELRSRVRSYFRETGGDGRYTVRFLSSKVRDIDYIVTTNEKEALLLEDTLLKRHKPRYNIRLKDSKTYVSIRITVNEKFPRVLVTRQRKKDGSRYFGPYISAREVRDTIKFIRRIFPLCVCSEGEFRNRVRPCLDYQLGLCPAPAVGLITEEAYRELVDNAIMFLEGKNRELIRKLKEEMSEASRALEYEKAAGLRDRVLAIEGMLEEQKVVTHRSIDQDVFAFVREKDSVVLQALFIREGRLTSGNDYYFHDAGLPDTEIISSFVAEYYRGERFIPDEAIVPVRLDDKAVIEEWLSEKKGKKVAVTLPERGEKVKLLEMAASNAREALRRRAEASSAKAGILEELKARLHLRGTPRHIEAFDISNIGGKHPVGAMVTFKDGSPEKGSYRLYKIKGLEGPDDYAMMHQALSRRFSRGEAGESERALSMPGMVPPDLVLPDLVLVDGGKGQLNIALEVLKELGVTGVEVRALAKDRDDESLKRKGLKSKGERVFIPNVKEPILLKEGSRPDLLVRRIRDEVHRFAISYHRKLRSKEVASLIDRVPGIGEKKKKALFERFGDLDSMVNAPLSELLSVPGITEKLANEIKKLKGADAGEKP
- a CDS encoding elongation factor P, yielding MIAATQLRVGMTILFNGEPYRVASVQHITPGNWRGMVQTKLKHLKTGSSAENRFRSEDKIEKAQLEQHEMEYLYDDGGDYHFMNSETYEQVALSKETLGDNVYYLIPNIKFMIEYYNDAPVGVEPPKVVELKVVDTAPFMKGATVTASQKPATLETGLVVNVPGFIVAGEVIRVDTTEGKYLERAKAAQ
- a CDS encoding aldolase — encoded protein: MEFKSIGGLYDALKGAVKEIREGAVEVLDEKLLRASAIDRLIYNAVFSSNAEVRDVSRKLIKFIGGSLGIKSASIQGLYEAMGRGECGGFTVPAINIRGLTYDTARAIFRSAIKHNSGAFIFEIAKSEIGYTEQRPAEYSACCIAAAIKEGYRGPVFIQGDHFQVNAKKYAQDRDAEVADLKKLIKEAIDGGFYNIDIDASTVVDLARPSVIEQQRPNFETTAALTAYIRENEPAGITVSVGGEIGEVGGKNSTEEELRAFMDGFLSALPSGRKGISKISIQTGTAHGGVVLPDGSIAKVKVDFDTIARLSKVAREVYHLSGVVQHGASTLPDDAFDLFTRNGASEVHLATGFQNMVYDNPAFPDDLKKDIYRHLAEKHSDERKATDTEEQFIYKTRKKGFGPFKERVWTMDEARRKAICSEVEKKVDLYFDRLSAKGTRELVAKHIK